Proteins encoded in a region of the Anoxybacillus amylolyticus genome:
- a CDS encoding DinB family protein, with protein MDYMDYNEQVRQQLIKSVSSLSDEQLNTWVTEGNWTIAQVLEHLYLIETSIATMIAHTLTYGVSEPVEKKPIHLTIDRSKKVEAPDFARPSDRFFSRHELEEKLHQSRQRLREVAQQANEADLETKSFSHPIFGPLNLKQWVEFVGYHEQRHLLQIEEIKAHLS; from the coding sequence ATGGATTATATGGATTATAACGAACAGGTGCGTCAACAACTAATTAAAAGCGTTTCCAGTCTATCAGACGAACAGCTGAATACTTGGGTGACGGAAGGAAATTGGACCATCGCTCAAGTGCTTGAACACCTGTACTTAATCGAAACATCGATCGCTACTATGATCGCCCATACATTAACGTACGGCGTCAGCGAGCCGGTGGAGAAGAAACCGATCCACTTGACCATTGACCGTTCCAAAAAAGTGGAAGCGCCTGATTTCGCCCGCCCAAGTGATCGCTTTTTCTCCCGACATGAGCTCGAAGAAAAATTGCACCAATCGCGACAACGGTTGCGCGAAGTCGCTCAGCAAGCCAACGAAGCTGACTTGGAAACCAAATCGTTCTCACATCCCATTTTCGGACCACTAAATTTAAAGCAATGGGTGGAATTTGTCGGCTACCATGAACAGCGCCATCTCTTGCAAATTGAAGAGATCAAAGCTCATCTGTCCTAG
- a CDS encoding malate:quinone oxidoreductase, whose amino-acid sequence MVSKQTKTDVILIGAGIMSATLGTLLKELAPGWDITVFERLGQPADESSNEWNNAGTGHAALCELNYTVEKPDGSIDVSKAIKINEQFHESLQFWSYLVQNNRIRNPKEFIMPLPHMSFVQGEENVTFLKKRFDALANNPLFQGMEFSDDPQKLKEWIPLMMEDRIVTEPIAATKIESGTDVNFGALTRMLFDYLAKKGVDIRYKHHVDDMKRTSDGLWELKVRHLVSGEVEHYVAKFVFIGAGGGSLHLLQKSGIPEGKGIGGFPVSGLFMVCNNPAVAEQHHAKVYGKAKVGAPPMSVPHLDTRFIDNKKMLLFGPFAGFSPKFLKNGSLLDLITSVKPHNLLTMLAAGAKNMPLTKYLIEQVMLSKEQRMEELREFIPNAKSEDWDLVVAGQRVQVIKDTPAGGKGTLQFGTEVVAAHDGSVAALLGASPGASTAVHVMLEVMEKCFPEQMKAWEPKIKEMIPSYGVSLMKNETLLRDVQALAARTLGLKETVALELV is encoded by the coding sequence ATGGTGAGCAAACAAACGAAAACAGATGTCATTTTAATTGGTGCCGGGATTATGAGTGCAACGTTAGGGACATTGCTGAAAGAATTAGCGCCGGGATGGGACATTACTGTCTTTGAAAGACTAGGGCAACCAGCAGATGAAAGTTCAAACGAATGGAATAATGCCGGAACGGGTCATGCCGCACTTTGTGAACTAAACTACACAGTCGAAAAACCGGACGGATCGATCGATGTAAGCAAAGCGATTAAAATTAACGAACAGTTTCACGAGTCGTTGCAGTTTTGGTCATATCTTGTGCAAAACAACCGCATTCGCAACCCAAAAGAATTTATTATGCCCCTTCCGCATATGAGCTTTGTGCAAGGGGAAGAAAATGTCACGTTTTTAAAGAAACGGTTTGACGCATTGGCAAACAATCCGTTATTTCAAGGAATGGAATTTTCCGATGATCCACAAAAACTAAAAGAGTGGATTCCACTGATGATGGAAGACCGCATCGTAACAGAACCGATTGCCGCGACAAAAATCGAATCAGGCACAGACGTCAACTTCGGTGCGTTAACGCGCATGTTGTTTGACTACTTAGCGAAAAAAGGGGTCGATATTCGATACAAACATCATGTGGACGACATGAAACGGACAAGCGATGGTTTATGGGAACTGAAAGTGCGCCATTTAGTGAGCGGGGAAGTCGAACATTATGTAGCGAAATTCGTCTTTATCGGTGCTGGCGGTGGAAGTTTGCATTTACTGCAAAAATCCGGCATTCCTGAAGGGAAAGGGATCGGCGGCTTCCCGGTGAGCGGACTATTTATGGTCTGTAATAATCCAGCAGTCGCCGAACAACATCATGCGAAAGTTTACGGCAAAGCGAAAGTCGGCGCACCGCCAATGTCCGTTCCGCATTTGGATACGCGGTTTATTGATAACAAAAAAATGCTATTATTTGGCCCGTTTGCCGGCTTTTCGCCAAAGTTTTTAAAGAACGGTTCACTGCTTGACTTAATTACGTCCGTCAAGCCGCATAACCTTTTGACGATGCTTGCAGCCGGCGCGAAAAATATGCCGTTGACGAAATATTTAATTGAGCAAGTGATGTTATCGAAAGAACAGCGCATGGAAGAATTGCGCGAATTTATTCCGAACGCAAAAAGCGAAGATTGGGATTTAGTTGTCGCAGGGCAGCGTGTGCAAGTCATTAAAGATACACCAGCAGGAGGAAAAGGCACGCTTCAATTTGGGACAGAAGTCGTTGCTGCACACGATGGTTCCGTCGCTGCTTTGCTTGGCGCGTCCCCAGGCGCTTCGACCGCTGTGCACGTCATGCTTGAAGTGATGGAAAAATGCTTCCCAGAACAAATGAAAGCATGGGAACCGAAAATTAAAGAAATGATTCCTTCATACGGCGTGTCGCTCATGAAAAACGAAACGCTTTTACGCGACGTCCAAGCGCTTGCCGCGCGAACGCTTGGCTTAAAAGAAACCGTGGCGCTAGAACTTGTTTAA